Within the Coffea arabica cultivar ET-39 unplaced genomic scaffold, Coffea Arabica ET-39 HiFi ptg000078l, whole genome shotgun sequence genome, the region CCAAAAGTTGATAACGGCAATAGTTTAAGAACTCCCAAATTTTTTACTctatattttattccttttttttaaataacaaaaaattattttgctaCGAGAgttaaggaaagaaaaacttTAAAATTGTGATCCATATAGTACTATATAAACATTGCGCGGTTGATTGAGTTGTAAAAATAATGTGTCATTTGCCAGCTTGCATTACCAGATAAACGTAACAGCAACGTGGATAATCCTCAGAAAAagttaaattgaaaaaaaaaaaagagcctgTGACGAATAATGAATAGTATATGAAAGGAAGAAGCAGGTTGGACTTGAAAAGAAAGGCATTAAATGCTGCCCATAACACCTTTGAACGACCATAAAATAAAATGcgttgtcaagaaaatttcctcGAAAGTCAATCCAATCCTCGTCACCCCATTTTAATGTCATTTCCCAAAATCTCTTcctaatataataaaaaaatctcCTACGCTTTTTAAAAGTGTTAATTTTCGAAAAGATTAGGATTCCTTTCTAGGCACTTTGCTCGATATTCTAAGATACACCTACTATTTTTGGTTTGAATGATAGCAAAACGCTTCAAGTAAAATATGTACAACAACAACTACTGCTACTACTACCATTTATTGCCCGTGAAGGAAGGGGAAACATATGGGTCATAAGATGCTTCCTTCGTTAATTATTGGTTAACCTTTATGGTAATCTTATTATGATGTGGAATTAGTAATGATTAGCAAAGTTAAATTCACATTTGCTTCTCCAGCAGGACACGAAATGGGAATGCCATTATGCCAATGTggaaaagggataatttcagaaacctcctctgAAGTTTCTGACAATTACACTGAGCTCCTCTGAGGTTTAGAAAATTATACTTACCTgtcttgatttgatagttttagtaataaaaccttaaaataatattgacttggtcAATGTTTTAAATAAATACCCAAAAATGCCCTTatgtaatgagttttaatttatttttctatataaTTATAAGATGGTCTAGTataataataagaaaaatatgccaaatttttcatgtccatacttactatttgataaacaactataataataattttattattatgataagatacttttgatggtactttattatgaatttagatttataagataaaatagaaatgttgaaataattcaattagagtttataaatttttcaaatagtgggattatcataatttagtagtgattttgggccatttcttttttatttattattaattttagtacaaaaaaatagaaaacaaagatcaacaaaaatattggattatatataaaattaactcgtcaaaaaaattattagttcAACATTTTGTTACAATAGAAACTAGAAGCAATAGTGGTAGTTTTACAATTTTAttggagaaaaataaaaaaaaaaggaataagaaggaaaattaatgaaaaataattttaaaactcattctAAGTATAAGCTTACCAAACAagagaatttcattaaaatatttaagggtaaaattatcattttaaatgacaAGGGACTAAGGGAGGGAGcttagtgaaattgtcagaaacctcccctatgGAAAATGGACTTACCTAATGTGCATTTACGGCCCCCTTTTTTTATGGAAAACATCAACGTGTGTAGTTATGGGAAAAGATTGACtggaaaattaggaaaagaagaagggaAAGGAAACAGAAAAGTGGTTATCCTATTCTTTAGCCTTGGCAGATGACGAAAAACTGACAAATCTGAGACTCCCAAATAAACTAaactgaaaaaaagaaaaagaaaactgacCGAATCACGTAGGGACGAGTCGCTGAAAAATTTGGGCCGGTTGGTGACGGTATATTATTATCATTGAATTggaatttgttttctttctcaCGTTTGAAAAGGAAGCGCCTCTGGAATCTCTGACCCACCCAAAATCTGCATGGCTACGTCGTTTACGTTTACTTCTCTGCCTTTTTTACCTGttgccttttcctttttcacatCTCTTCTTCCATGGGAAATTGGCTTCTCTttccttctctctttctttAATCTTCTTTAATTTAATGCCATTGCAGCCCACAAGAAACAACAGGGAAAAATATGGGAAAgtgagtgaagagagagagactaGAATCCTTAGGCAGGTAAATGAAAATCCcacctcctctttttttttttttttcatttttttcttcagtTACTGCTTAATTCAAATATGATAATGCTACTTAGGAGAATTATCTATTCGCCAATTTCGCAGGTAAATAAATCCCATCACCCTCAATATGTTGATATAAATGCCACCAAATCCAGCCACCCTttccaccacctttcttttctttcgttttcttgtttttgtttgctTCTCTCTCTGATATCATCATCTTCCTCCGAACAAAAAACTTAAAAGCCTCAGCCCACCATCTCAGCAAACAAACAACAAAGCAAGGCATCATAGGTTTTGCCAACCTTCCAAAGCCATTCAATTCAAGAAGAAtgctataagttttttttttttggttttacaACTGCAACCCAACCCCAGTATCATCTACCTCTATCTCTCTCGGTTGTTGCTGATGCTGTTTCGGTGGGGTGCTGAGCACAAAGGGTTGCTGTTCTCCTTTTTGGTTACAGTTGGAGGCTCGTAGGCCCccttttttttgccctttttttctGGGTAGagaagaatatatatataggatGGCTATTCAAGCACAAATGTATACAGAGAATCTTGGGTTTCCTTTGGGCGGTTCACAGGATCTTTTGGTAGATAATGGTTGTGGAGTCCGTAAGTTTTGTCTCAATCCGccgcagcagcagcagcagcagcaccaccaccaccaccaacaacaacaacaacagggACAACTCCCCAATATGCAATTGCAACCGTTACATAATAGGCCACAAGATTTCTACTTAAACAGCAGATCATTACGTGCACGAGATCAATCAATGGCGTCGTTTTCTCCGAATGTGGCTTCGCAGATTGTGAAgcaaaacaaggagattaatcAGTTAATCAGTTTACAGGTTAGAAACTATCTTTTGGTGAGATAGAAAGGtgctttctttgttttatttccTCACATTTCCGCGTTAAATAAAAAGACTGATAATagattgatatatatatatatatatatatatatatatatatatatatatatatatatatatgtgcgcTAAACAACAGAATGAAAGATTAAGATTGGCGTTGCAAGAACAGAGGAAACAGCAAATCACCTTGCTTCTGAAGAACTACGAATCAAAGGCACAATTTTTACTGCAACAAAAAGATGAAGAAATTGCCAAGGAAATAAAGAGGACGATAGAACTCGAAGATTTGCTGACAATGATGGAGACTGAAAATCAGACATGGCAAAGGGTGGCCAAAGAAAACGAAGCAATGATTATGTCTCTGAACAATGCCATCGAGCAACTCAGGAAGggtagtggtggtggtggtgcttGTCATTCCGGTGCCCATGGGGTCGAAGATGCAGAGTCTTGCTGTGAAATTGTGATGAACTCTGGTCATCCGGCAGGACAGGAGCAAAGAGGAGAACCGGACGTTCAAGTCAATGAGGTGGGGATGatgaagtgcaaaatctgcAGCATTCGAAATTCATGCGTTATACTGCTGCCTTGCCGACACCTTTGTTCGTGCAATTCTTGCGTAGCCTTTATTGAATCATGCCCCGTGTGTAATGTGGTTAAAAAAGCTAGCATAGAGGTCCGCCTTTGATTGAGTCGTCCTCGTCCTTCCTAGAAAATAGAAACTGACCCTCTGATTTAAATCTACTACTATTTAGTTTGTTCAGAAAATTGGAAGGAAACCATTTAAATATGTGTAGATTGAATGAATAGTATGTCGTTGGCTTATATTTTTGTTATACCATTCCATTTTTTCCAGCCCAGTAAACAAGTGGAGTACATTCTTGTGGTACTTATTTGACAGCTCCTAAATCAATGCAGACAAGAGGTTACAGAGACCATGagtatcttttccttttcttggacTGAATGCTTTTCCTTTCCAGGGACTCTAATATCTTAGATAGATTCCGTCCAATTGTTGacatcaaatttgctcggaatCTCTGCTTGCTTTTTGAAACATTGAAATTTGGAACGGTAGACTAATTGAAAGCCAACACTACAGATGATTGGTTTGGATTCTGTTTGAAAAAGAAACGGTACTATAGCGGTAGTATCAACTTTTGGgaattaaagggaaaaaaaaaagagctctAATTGCTTTTCATCTCTTCCATGGCCAAAAAGAAGAATGGCcatcccaaatttttttttttttaaaaaaaaaaaaattggaagtcCTACTCGTTTAATGGTACTAGtagcaaaaagggaaaaagtttttTACCATCGCTGCTGGATAGAAGTAGGATCGCATACGAGTCGAGCTGTTCACGGGCCGATAAGATTCACGGGCCGATAAAGTTATATACTAGTTGAACTGCTCACGAGCCGATTGCGATCAGTTCGAGTTAaaattcgaactcgagtttaAAAATACTTAATTTGTTAACTTGTGAGCTGACtcaattataatttttttaattatatatccataatgttttattatttgttagaaaattattattttattcattttttaaaatcaaaataattattttttatttttaatctcTATTCGGCTTGAATTTGAGGTTGATCTCAAGTTTGAATTcgaatttgataaaattaagtcGAGATTCAACTTGATTAACCCAACGTTTGACTCAACTAGATTCGTTTGCAACTCTAGATAGAAGTAACCTCCAAAGCATCTACATAATTCATAACCATTAAtgtctagtttttttttcataacGGCACATCTAATCGAGTCTAACCTACTTCCACTCTTAGGGAAACCAACTCTCTGGGTAACCCACCCCACCTGAGCCACTTTGGGTCAGTTGTCTAGTTGCCCGAGTCATTAATTCATAACCATTAATGTCTAGTAGCCAGATTTCACTTTGGGTCCAATAACGGCTACAAAATTGTACAAATTTTCTTAGTTTCTTATGTTGCTGGACCACGCGTGATAGATTGTAGCAGCAGTAACGAATTGTACTCTGGAAATGCTTTAGCATTTCACTATCATCAAGCCTATAGTGCCCCCATTTAGTATCATATGCACTTGAGCTAGCGTTTATTTAGTATTTTTAGCAAATTCATTTGGATGACACTCAATTAAAAGTGAAGTAAATAGTAACTAGAATAGAATTTGAAGCTTGATCATTTTGAGACACGaggtttgaattttatttccaaagcaattttaaaatgaaatgacaaatttaccctttctCAGTCCACGTGTAATTTAGACATGAAAAgggatagttttttttttcttctttttttaaaaaattttttaaagcaACCATCTGTATTTCTTATCTGTGTCTCTTATCCCTTCATTTGTTTGCTAGGTCGAGTggagtaattttttttcctaatacaACAAGtagggaaaatttggaaaaagaaaataggaaGGGCTGAGATTTATAAGTAAGGTGTAACTTTTGAAGAAATTTGTAAATAAGGTATAAGTTATTGTTTGtgaatggtaaaaaaaaaaaaaaaaattatacacgAAATTACGCAATTGCCCTTACTGTATATACCAACATTTGTAAGTACACATACGTTTATATGTGCACATTTGAGTATACATGTAAACATATCTTAATCAACGTATTGTTCTCAACTGCTTCTGATTATgtaaaatctgattttttttaaaattaaattcaaaagaCACCAAAATAAATGTTTCTTAGTTTTAGCTATTTTAGgttaaaaaaatccaaaatctgGATATAAAAGCAGTTGACAAcgcaataaaataaaattttcaaaatcaaaatctaaAATCAATTGAGAACAAGGTGTTACTATGCATATTCAGATGTATGCATATATGTAGTCATTAAGGTGCATAATACAATTCAATAAAAACACACATTGTTACGAGAATACTTTAGCCATTTAGCAATATGTAGCGATCTACATCCCATCTACAAATTTCTCAAAAGTTAGGCCTACTTATGAATTTCAATATATCCTATCTCTATTTTTCAAATATTCCAAAGCAAGTAACCCGGtcatcttcttccttttttttccccttctttcttGAGTCATTATACCCCATCGCAGGATATAGGAGCAAATAAAGTTGGGTAggcttttttaatttttgggaaaATTGCATAAACCTTCCCTGAGGTTTTTGATAGTAGCACTCACCTCCCATCTGGTTTAAGAAATTGCATTGACCACCCCTGAACTTAAGGAATCTGTTGCAGATTCGGTCGGGTTCtattaaaaatttgttttaagAAGTGAGATGAGAAATTTGTGCCAGATTTACCCTTCATCTT harbors:
- the LOC113707687 gene encoding BOI-related E3 ubiquitin-protein ligase 1-like, with translation MAIQAQMYTENLGFPLGGSQDLLVDNGCGVRKFCLNPPQQQQQQHHHHHQQQQQQGQLPNMQLQPLHNRPQDFYLNSRSLRARDQSMASFSPNVASQIVKQNKEINQLISLQNERLRLALQEQRKQQITLLLKNYESKAQFLLQQKDEEIAKEIKRTIELEDLLTMMETENQTWQRVAKENEAMIMSLNNAIEQLRKGSGGGGACHSGAHGVEDAESCCEIVMNSGHPAGQEQRGEPDVQVNEVGMMKCKICSIRNSCVILLPCRHLCSCNSCVAFIESCPVCNVVKKASIEVRL